One Nocardia sp. BMG111209 DNA segment encodes these proteins:
- a CDS encoding zinc-binding dehydrogenase, whose protein sequence is MRAAVLRGGRVETRVIDDPVPGPGQLLVRSLACGICASDLHFMDHPEAGADDDSGMSTYDRDVDIVMGHEYCAEVIGYGPDTERRIPLGTRVSSLPILRTAHGRRIIGQNPDAPGGFGEYLLLDEALARVVVSDLPSEIVCVADAISVGWSAAARAQVTTREVPLVIGCGAIGLSVIAHLAALGVGPIVAVDFVASRRETARAMGAHVLVDPAEVAPFRAWGEVAAGAAQSVSDLVAAGGPGCVVFECVGVPGVLDSIITGCRYGTRVYSVGGPPGGEHLNTLTAKRKGLNIQFGGGPLPAHWDDAFEAVCSGRLDVTPMLGATVGLGEVPAALDAARDAAGPARIVVVP, encoded by the coding sequence ATGCGTGCGGCGGTTCTGCGTGGCGGCCGGGTCGAGACGCGGGTGATCGACGATCCGGTACCGGGTCCGGGGCAGTTGCTGGTGCGGTCGCTGGCGTGCGGTATCTGCGCCTCGGACCTGCATTTCATGGACCATCCGGAGGCCGGCGCCGACGACGACAGTGGCATGTCGACCTACGACCGGGACGTCGACATCGTGATGGGCCACGAATACTGTGCGGAGGTCATCGGCTACGGGCCCGATACCGAGCGGCGGATCCCGCTGGGGACCCGGGTGAGTTCCCTGCCGATTCTGCGAACTGCCCACGGCCGCAGGATCATCGGGCAGAATCCGGACGCGCCGGGTGGGTTCGGGGAATATCTGCTGCTGGACGAGGCGCTGGCCCGGGTGGTGGTGTCGGATCTGCCCAGCGAGATCGTCTGCGTCGCCGACGCGATCTCGGTCGGCTGGTCGGCGGCCGCTCGCGCGCAGGTCACGACCCGGGAGGTGCCGCTGGTCATCGGGTGCGGCGCGATCGGGTTGTCGGTGATCGCGCATCTGGCGGCGCTCGGCGTCGGGCCGATCGTGGCGGTCGATTTCGTGGCCTCGCGGCGGGAGACCGCGCGGGCGATGGGGGCGCACGTCCTGGTCGATCCGGCGGAGGTCGCTCCCTTCCGGGCCTGGGGTGAGGTGGCTGCCGGTGCCGCGCAATCGGTTTCGGATCTGGTCGCGGCCGGCGGACCCGGGTGTGTGGTGTTCGAATGTGTCGGTGTGCCCGGCGTGCTGGATTCGATCATCACCGGGTGCCGGTACGGGACCCGGGTCTACTCCGTCGGCGGGCCCCCCGGTGGCGAGCATCTCAACACCCTGACGGCGAAACGTAAGGGCCTGAACATCCAGTTCGGCGGTGGTCCCCTGCCCGCGCACTGGGACGACGCGTTCGAGGCGGTCTGCTCCGGACGGCTGGACGTCACCCCGATGCTCGGTGCCACGGTCGGGCTCGGCGAGGTACCCGCGGCGCTGGATGCCGCCCGCGATGCCGCCGGCCCCGCCCGCATCGTCGTCGTCCCCTGA
- a CDS encoding SDR family oxidoreductase, which produces MTDFSRSYGSWAVIAGGSDGVGAAFAHGLAARGMNLVLVARRAAVLDECAAAVTSEYPVQVRTVTLDLAGDTAIADLERATADLEIGMLVYNAGADTRSAEFLERTLDDHRSLVHRNCISVLEAAYRFGGPMVARGRGAVVLITSGAAWAGGRTLSSYGATKAFDLVLGEGLWAEWRDTGVHVLSLVLGATDTPSLHRTMDPGDRALADPHDVAEQALDHLADGPTWIYGSENPTGGSPFGSLDRRSAVLAMSAPRH; this is translated from the coding sequence GTGACCGACTTCTCCCGCAGCTACGGTTCCTGGGCGGTGATCGCGGGCGGTTCCGACGGTGTCGGCGCCGCGTTCGCGCACGGTCTCGCCGCGCGCGGCATGAACCTCGTCCTCGTCGCCCGCCGCGCCGCGGTCCTCGACGAGTGCGCCGCCGCCGTCACCTCGGAGTATCCCGTGCAGGTCCGCACGGTGACCCTGGATCTGGCCGGCGACACCGCGATCGCCGACCTGGAACGGGCCACCGCCGACCTCGAGATCGGGATGCTCGTCTACAACGCGGGTGCGGACACCCGCAGCGCCGAATTCCTCGAGCGCACCCTCGACGATCACCGTTCCCTGGTGCACCGCAACTGCATCAGCGTGCTGGAGGCCGCCTATCGCTTCGGCGGCCCCATGGTCGCCCGCGGCCGCGGTGCGGTGGTCCTCATCACCTCCGGCGCGGCGTGGGCCGGCGGGCGCACGCTGTCCTCGTACGGCGCCACCAAGGCCTTCGATCTCGTTCTCGGCGAAGGCTTGTGGGCCGAGTGGCGCGACACCGGCGTACATGTCCTGTCGCTGGTTCTCGGCGCCACCGACACGCCCTCGCTGCACCGGACGATGGACCCCGGCGATCGTGCCCTGGCCGATCCGCACGATGTCGCCGAGCAGGCCCTGGACCATCTCGCCGACGGGCCCACCTGGATCTACGGCAGCGAGAACCCCACCGGTGGTTCACCGTTCGGCTCGCTGGACCGGCGCAGTGCGGTGCTCGCGATGAGCGCGCCCCGGCACTGA
- a CDS encoding TetR/AcrR family transcriptional regulator: MSASSVPAAARRQFVPPPPPRTPKAAGTRRLLLDLAARLFIERGYSAVSMNDIAVAAGLTKGAVYGHFRSKGQLLVEVIRWKHAEREQSPEFLAALGDPDHALDLMYDEAGREIRLLDVDAAAAARHDPDIAAGMEELHRERHDWIRNAIVGVADPDVATWLIFVLSLGIGMREATGAPMPDLERLRTGLRTALNSLGDQRD, translated from the coding sequence ATGAGTGCGTCGAGCGTCCCGGCTGCCGCGCGCAGGCAATTCGTCCCGCCGCCACCCCCGCGGACCCCGAAGGCCGCCGGAACGCGGCGGCTGCTGCTGGATCTGGCCGCCCGGCTGTTCATCGAACGCGGCTACAGCGCGGTGTCGATGAACGATATCGCGGTCGCGGCCGGCCTGACCAAGGGCGCCGTGTACGGCCACTTCCGCTCCAAGGGTCAGCTGCTGGTCGAGGTCATCCGCTGGAAGCATGCCGAACGGGAACAGTCCCCCGAATTTCTTGCGGCACTGGGTGATCCGGACCATGCCCTGGATCTGATGTACGACGAGGCCGGGCGCGAGATCCGGCTGCTGGACGTCGACGCCGCCGCGGCCGCGCGCCACGACCCCGACATCGCCGCCGGCATGGAGGAACTGCACCGCGAACGCCACGACTGGATCAGGAACGCGATCGTCGGGGTCGCCGACCCCGACGTCGCCACCTGGCTGATCTTCGTGCTGTCCCTCGGCATCGGCATGCGCGAAGCCACCGGCGCGCCGATGCCGGACCTCGAGCGGCTGCGCACGGGCCTGCGCACCGCCCTGAACTCCCTGGGCGACCAACGGGATTGA
- a CDS encoding dihydrofolate reductase family protein, whose protein sequence is MGKIVISANLTLDGEVRDPDGAEGFELGGWFHQSVGSADLEAWAARETEELLAAEALLLGKRSGEWFASRMLPHDGVGGAEVRVSRAWADRMNTLPKYIVSSTLEDVRWNNATILDGDAVQAISTLKQEVDGEILVYGSYRLVPTLIAENLADELRLVVFPVVVGTGRRIFDEITDKKPLRLVDTRKLGDGLVFQRYEFLR, encoded by the coding sequence ATGGGAAAGATCGTCATCAGTGCCAATCTCACACTCGACGGAGAGGTCCGGGATCCGGACGGTGCCGAAGGCTTCGAGCTGGGCGGCTGGTTCCACCAGTCCGTGGGCAGCGCGGACCTCGAGGCGTGGGCCGCCCGCGAGACCGAGGAACTGCTCGCTGCCGAAGCGCTACTGCTGGGCAAGCGTAGCGGCGAGTGGTTCGCATCCCGGATGCTGCCGCACGACGGTGTCGGCGGCGCCGAGGTCCGCGTGAGCCGCGCGTGGGCGGACCGGATGAACACCCTCCCCAAGTACATCGTGTCGTCGACGCTCGAGGACGTTCGATGGAACAACGCCACGATCCTGGACGGCGATGCGGTGCAGGCGATTTCGACATTGAAGCAGGAGGTGGACGGCGAAATCCTCGTCTACGGCAGCTATCGTCTCGTGCCCACGCTGATCGCGGAGAACCTGGCCGACGAACTGCGCCTGGTGGTCTTCCCGGTCGTCGTCGGTACCGGTCGGCGCATCTTCGACGAGATCACCGACAAGAAGCCGCTGCGCCTGGTCGACACCCGGAAGCTCGGTGACGGCCTCGTGTTCCAGCGCTACGAATTCCTGCGGTAG
- a CDS encoding phytanoyl-CoA dioxygenase family protein, with product MVSVDFRTRPTGEADLTDLATFRETRLPALLDRHGHEAGRAAGRLGLHPLTLRVGDELLTLVPGGDRIAARTVESDTLVVDLDARTFADLVQDVVSTFGAQMTGRAEIARGTVAAFVEWEPVLRCLIDGRPVYEPGSIDFRDRAGRPLDPAGSFTLADDPADIGHFLAEVGYLHLRNVFTEPEMAQVSAELDAAIAEATRDDGASWWARTEPGGWYPARILGFNHKSPALRELLTDSRFRALATFTDDDWIQGDPDLDDCAEGLLKKVGVVEGASDVSWHKDCTMGGHSHHCAGLVVGISVTSAGRETGELGVVPGSHRANIATLGIEGLDLPRLALPTNAGDLTVHCSCTLHMSRPPVTGERRVVYTGLRLAGGDEPAPDRAEVRRRRAALNDRVIERRTTDRRDRVRLGSHDL from the coding sequence ATGGTCAGCGTCGATTTCCGTACCCGGCCCACCGGCGAGGCCGACCTCACAGATCTCGCCACCTTCCGGGAGACGCGCCTGCCCGCACTGCTCGACCGGCACGGGCACGAGGCGGGCCGGGCCGCCGGGCGCCTCGGCCTGCACCCGCTGACGCTCCGGGTCGGCGACGAACTCCTGACGCTCGTACCCGGCGGGGATCGGATCGCGGCGCGGACGGTCGAATCGGACACGCTGGTCGTCGATTTGGACGCGCGGACCTTCGCCGACCTGGTCCAGGATGTGGTGTCCACCTTCGGGGCGCAGATGACCGGCCGCGCGGAGATCGCGCGCGGTACGGTCGCCGCATTCGTCGAATGGGAACCGGTGCTGCGCTGCCTGATCGACGGCCGCCCGGTCTACGAACCCGGCAGTATCGACTTCCGCGATCGCGCGGGCCGGCCGCTGGATCCGGCCGGATCCTTCACTCTCGCAGACGATCCCGCCGATATCGGCCACTTCCTCGCCGAGGTCGGCTACCTGCATCTGCGGAACGTGTTCACCGAGCCGGAGATGGCGCAGGTCTCCGCGGAACTGGATGCCGCGATCGCCGAGGCCACTCGCGACGACGGCGCCTCCTGGTGGGCGCGCACCGAACCCGGCGGCTGGTACCCCGCGCGCATCCTCGGCTTCAATCACAAGTCCCCGGCGCTGCGCGAACTCCTCACCGACTCCCGCTTCCGTGCCCTGGCCACCTTCACCGACGACGACTGGATCCAGGGCGATCCGGATCTGGACGACTGTGCGGAAGGGTTGCTGAAGAAGGTCGGCGTCGTCGAGGGCGCCTCGGATGTCAGCTGGCACAAGGACTGCACGATGGGCGGCCACAGTCACCACTGCGCCGGTCTGGTCGTCGGCATCTCGGTGACGAGCGCCGGGCGCGAGACCGGCGAACTCGGCGTGGTCCCGGGTTCCCACCGGGCCAACATCGCGACCCTGGGCATCGAGGGGCTCGATCTGCCCCGGCTGGCGCTGCCCACGAACGCCGGCGATCTGACCGTGCACTGTTCCTGCACCCTGCACATGAGCCGCCCGCCGGTGACCGGCGAACGCCGCGTGGTCTACACCGGTCTGCGACTCGCCGGCGGCGACGAGCCCGCCCCCGACCGGGCCGAAGTGCGCCGTCGCCGGGCCGCGCTCAACGATCGGGTGATCGAACGCCGCACCACCGACCGCCGCGACCGGGTGCGGCTCGGCAGCCACGACCTGTGA
- a CDS encoding TetR/AcrR family transcriptional regulator — MTSQPRVNRGPAAAAENRAALVAAAREVFAEEGYTASMARVARVAGVGQASLYRHFPTRETIALAVFEDDVDLLEQRAAGPGTTLDEVMVMIIEQLAASAAFMAMLEPSSPDPQLARIGLRFNTLLATKLADERLRVGFRRDVTPQDLFLAVGMVAAMVLRTAPPTRLVVAEECWRLLVRGLHDAPDR; from the coding sequence GTGACATCACAGCCGCGAGTCAACCGCGGACCTGCGGCGGCCGCGGAGAACCGCGCGGCGCTGGTCGCGGCCGCCAGAGAGGTGTTCGCCGAGGAGGGCTACACCGCGTCGATGGCGCGGGTGGCGCGCGTGGCCGGCGTCGGGCAGGCCAGCCTGTACCGGCACTTCCCGACCCGGGAGACCATCGCGCTGGCCGTGTTCGAGGACGATGTCGACCTCCTCGAGCAGCGGGCCGCCGGGCCGGGCACCACCCTCGACGAGGTCATGGTGATGATCATCGAGCAGCTGGCCGCGTCGGCGGCGTTCATGGCGATGCTCGAACCCTCCAGTCCCGACCCGCAATTGGCGCGGATCGGGTTGCGGTTCAACACCCTGCTCGCCACCAAACTCGCCGACGAACGATTACGGGTGGGCTTCCGCCGCGACGTCACCCCGCAGGATCTGTTCCTCGCGGTGGGCATGGTGGCGGCGATGGTACTGAGGACGGCGCCCCCGACGCGACTGGTCGTCGCCGAGGAGTGCTGGCGCCTGCTGGTCCGCGGCCTGCACGACGCACCGGACCGCTGA
- a CDS encoding phosphotransferase family protein, translating to MSGTSTVPNIEPPVGPSGDSAVAVVDDAALAGWLTALGVAHRGPFRGERIGLGQSNLTYVVTDADGRRWVVRRPPLGTLLASAHDVVREARILSAVAGTAVPVPRVLGVLEHATVPMVLMEFVEGTVIDRPDIAAALPAEQRRAAGIALPRTLSDIHALDLERIGLADLASHKPYAQRQLTRWARQWEQSKTRESPKLDRLTERLRAAIPPQHEITLVHGDFHIRNVITEPRAGTITAVLDWELCTLGDPLADLGSLLAYWPEPGERPGDSFGVCALPGFPNREELAAEYFACNGRDPGALRFWHALGLWKVAIIREGVVRRARDSAGNRAAAGVPTTAGVDALIDAATAVAAGL from the coding sequence ATGTCCGGAACGAGTACGGTGCCGAATATCGAGCCGCCGGTCGGACCGTCCGGGGATTCGGCGGTCGCTGTGGTGGACGATGCGGCGCTGGCCGGATGGCTCACGGCACTCGGGGTGGCGCATCGCGGTCCGTTCCGTGGCGAACGGATCGGGCTCGGGCAGTCGAATCTGACCTATGTGGTCACCGATGCCGACGGGCGGCGGTGGGTGGTGCGCCGGCCGCCGCTGGGCACGTTGCTGGCGTCGGCGCACGACGTGGTCCGGGAGGCCCGCATCCTGAGCGCCGTCGCCGGAACCGCGGTGCCGGTCCCACGGGTACTCGGGGTGCTGGAGCACGCGACCGTGCCGATGGTGCTGATGGAATTCGTCGAGGGGACGGTCATCGACCGCCCCGACATCGCCGCCGCGCTGCCGGCCGAGCAGCGCCGGGCCGCCGGAATCGCGTTGCCGCGCACCCTGTCCGACATCCATGCCCTCGATCTGGAACGGATCGGACTGGCCGACCTGGCGAGTCACAAGCCGTATGCGCAACGGCAGCTGACCCGTTGGGCACGGCAGTGGGAACAGTCGAAGACCCGGGAGTCGCCGAAGCTCGACCGGCTCACCGAACGCCTGCGGGCCGCGATCCCGCCGCAGCACGAGATCACGTTGGTACACGGCGATTTCCACATCCGCAATGTGATCACCGAGCCGCGCGCCGGAACCATCACGGCGGTACTGGACTGGGAATTGTGCACGCTCGGTGATCCGCTCGCCGATCTCGGCAGCCTGCTCGCCTACTGGCCCGAGCCGGGCGAACGTCCCGGCGACAGCTTCGGCGTCTGCGCGCTGCCCGGATTTCCGAACCGCGAGGAGCTCGCCGCGGAGTACTTCGCTTGCAACGGAAGGGATCCGGGTGCGCTGAGGTTCTGGCACGCGCTCGGCCTGTGGAAGGTCGCGATCATCCGCGAAGGGGTGGTGCGCCGCGCCCGTGACAGCGCGGGCAACCGCGCGGCGGCCGGTGTGCCGACCACCGCCGGGGTCGATGCGCTGATCGACGCCGCGACGGCCGTGGCCGCCGGACTGTGA
- a CDS encoding nuclear transport factor 2 family protein, giving the protein MSEIEELRAAVAALTERVRELEDHREIGQLVARYGPAVDSGSGDAAAELWTEDGLFAAVPQLTMQGRADIRAMVHGAGHQSLIHNGCAHVLTVPHIEIDGDRATGRSYALNIRWDADADRFWVARVSANTWTWVRTPDGWRVSERINANLDGTADHREMLAPAKDN; this is encoded by the coding sequence ATGAGTGAGATCGAAGAGTTGCGTGCCGCGGTCGCGGCGCTGACCGAGCGCGTGCGAGAACTGGAGGACCACCGGGAGATCGGCCAGCTGGTCGCCCGGTACGGGCCCGCGGTGGACAGCGGGTCCGGTGACGCCGCGGCCGAATTGTGGACCGAGGACGGCCTTTTCGCCGCCGTACCGCAGCTCACCATGCAGGGCCGGGCCGACATCCGGGCGATGGTGCACGGCGCCGGGCATCAGAGCCTGATCCACAACGGATGCGCACACGTGCTGACCGTGCCGCACATCGAGATCGACGGCGATCGGGCCACCGGACGCAGCTACGCCCTCAACATCCGCTGGGACGCGGACGCCGACCGGTTCTGGGTCGCCCGCGTCTCGGCCAACACCTGGACCTGGGTCCGCACCCCGGACGGCTGGCGGGTCAGCGAACGGATCAACGCCAACCTCGACGGCACCGCCGACCACCGCGAGATGCTGGCGCCCGCCAAGGACAACTGA
- a CDS encoding SMI1/KNR4 family protein has translation MHESVARLRGIMAPSPLPAAVPPPWDDIESACGVRLPSDYRDFIDNYGNGRIADLHVLYPVSRRSNGQVRLTSLIDNAQGLIADEVFHEDDEDGNPLVGYPAPGGLLQWGGSTGGDMFFWVTEGADPDGWTVLAHLHGPAIWTRYDGTMTDFLIGLVTGEYRYARSVSNPPVARWTMIGDWTHRYGGPPSASLHGGDDRAGVRLSAGAPLPWDRVSVSGGDQDVFGRTGEVVPLIAADGATVRLGGGGLAPGIAYRLFAWARTDADAEADLLEIECDGAIVARGELSDSPTTRMVETRILVAANAPDAVVRIRVRSSKPAVKLPSFYLTINGTLGD, from the coding sequence ATGCACGAGTCGGTCGCGCGGCTGCGGGGAATCATGGCGCCGTCACCGCTGCCCGCGGCGGTGCCGCCGCCGTGGGACGACATCGAATCGGCCTGTGGAGTCCGGCTGCCGTCGGACTATCGGGATTTCATCGACAACTACGGGAACGGCCGGATCGCCGATCTGCATGTGCTGTACCCGGTCTCGCGCCGGAGCAACGGTCAGGTCCGGCTCACCTCGCTGATCGACAATGCGCAGGGCCTGATCGCCGACGAGGTGTTCCACGAGGACGACGAGGACGGCAATCCGCTGGTCGGCTATCCGGCGCCGGGAGGTCTGCTCCAGTGGGGCGGTAGTACCGGCGGCGATATGTTCTTCTGGGTCACCGAGGGTGCGGATCCCGACGGGTGGACGGTGCTCGCACATCTGCACGGGCCCGCGATCTGGACGAGATACGACGGCACCATGACCGACTTCCTGATCGGACTCGTGACCGGTGAATACCGTTATGCCCGTTCGGTATCGAACCCACCGGTCGCGCGGTGGACGATGATCGGTGATTGGACCCATCGCTACGGCGGGCCGCCGTCCGCCTCCCTCCACGGTGGCGACGATCGGGCCGGGGTGCGGCTCAGCGCGGGTGCGCCGCTGCCGTGGGACCGGGTCAGCGTCTCCGGTGGTGACCAGGACGTCTTCGGACGCACCGGCGAGGTTGTCCCGCTGATCGCCGCCGACGGCGCGACGGTCCGGCTCGGCGGCGGCGGTCTCGCGCCGGGTATCGCCTATCGACTGTTCGCCTGGGCGCGGACGGACGCGGACGCCGAGGCCGATCTGCTCGAAATAGAGTGCGACGGAGCGATTGTCGCACGCGGAGAACTGTCGGACTCACCGACGACGCGCATGGTGGAGACCCGGATTCTCGTCGCCGCGAACGCGCCGGATGCGGTGGTCCGGATCCGGGTCCGCAGCAGCAAGCCCGCGGTGAAGTTGCCCAGCTTCTACCTGACCATCAACGGGACGCTGGGGGATTGA
- a CDS encoding TetR/AcrR family transcriptional regulator: MPYPQQVGRPRDTSIDDRALAAARVLLVERGFEATTMQAIAERAGVHASALYRRWPSRIELIEDAAFPAAAPVEVAPTGDLRRDLRRFIRAYIAVFGEPAARVAAAGLLAHHRTSDKPGAPSVYLRVSARPQFRAIVSAAPAGGIDPTIDPDDVFDMLLGAIWTRVVLFTVTTRQRPIERTVDMVLRMLRPIPPPAHP, from the coding sequence ATGCCGTATCCGCAACAAGTCGGCCGCCCGCGCGACACCAGCATCGATGACCGCGCCCTCGCCGCCGCACGGGTCCTGTTGGTGGAGCGCGGATTCGAGGCCACCACCATGCAGGCGATCGCCGAACGGGCCGGGGTGCACGCCTCGGCCCTGTATCGGCGCTGGCCGTCGCGCATCGAACTGATCGAGGACGCGGCCTTCCCCGCCGCCGCCCCGGTCGAGGTCGCCCCCACCGGAGATCTGCGCCGCGACCTGCGCCGATTCATCCGCGCCTACATCGCCGTATTCGGCGAACCCGCCGCACGCGTCGCCGCCGCCGGTCTGCTCGCCCACCACCGCACCTCCGACAAACCCGGCGCCCCCTCGGTCTACCTGCGGGTATCCGCTCGCCCGCAGTTCCGTGCCATCGTCAGCGCCGCCCCGGCAGGCGGTATCGACCCCACGATCGACCCCGACGACGTCTTCGACATGCTGCTCGGCGCGATCTGGACCCGCGTCGTCCTGTTCACCGTCACCACCCGCCAACGACCGATCGAACGAACCGTCGACATGGTGCTCCGCATGCTCAGACCGATCCCACCCCCCGCCCACCCGTGA
- a CDS encoding sigma-70 family RNA polymerase sigma factor: MDTTDLIARARAGDHDAFRDLVAGHSHELQVHCYRILGSLQDAEDALQETLVSAWRNLGEFGRRSSLRTWLYKIATNRCLDKLRADSRRPRIAAPYPEDALPESAGAGDAPPWLEPYPDALLDQRPGPEARYDLTEAISLAFVTALQLLPPRQRAVLVLRDVLGYHAAEVAEMLDATSESVHSALKRARAAVDDHLADSGGRATARRPDTAAEHRLVARFTDAMQRADLDALIDLLVTDVRLSMPPAMLEYRGIESARLLLAATTFRPGRRYRVIPTRANGQPAFGLYPADPHTGVHRAYALVVLTIAGDRIAAITGFFDTTVMARFGLPRTLPGAD, encoded by the coding sequence ATGGACACGACGGACCTGATCGCGCGGGCCCGGGCCGGCGATCACGACGCGTTCCGCGATCTGGTCGCGGGCCACTCGCACGAGTTGCAGGTGCACTGTTACCGCATTCTCGGATCGCTGCAGGACGCCGAGGACGCACTCCAGGAGACGCTGGTGTCCGCCTGGCGTAACCTCGGCGAATTCGGCCGGCGGTCCTCGCTGCGCACCTGGCTCTACAAGATCGCGACCAATCGCTGCCTGGACAAGCTGCGCGCGGACAGTCGACGACCCCGCATCGCCGCCCCGTATCCCGAGGACGCCCTGCCCGAATCCGCCGGCGCCGGCGACGCCCCGCCGTGGCTGGAGCCCTATCCCGACGCCCTGCTCGATCAACGGCCCGGACCGGAGGCCCGCTACGACCTCACGGAGGCCATCTCGCTGGCTTTCGTCACCGCCCTGCAACTGCTGCCGCCGCGCCAGCGGGCCGTGCTGGTCCTGCGCGACGTGCTGGGCTACCACGCCGCCGAAGTGGCCGAGATGCTCGATGCCACAAGCGAATCCGTGCACAGCGCGCTCAAACGTGCGCGGGCCGCGGTCGACGACCACCTGGCCGACTCCGGTGGCCGGGCGACAGCGCGGCGACCCGACACCGCCGCCGAGCATCGGCTCGTCGCCAGGTTCACCGACGCCATGCAACGTGCCGATCTGGACGCCCTGATCGACCTGCTCGTCACGGATGTGCGACTGTCCATGCCCCCGGCCATGCTCGAATACCGCGGTATCGAATCGGCCCGGCTTCTGCTGGCCGCCACCACTTTCCGGCCCGGCCGCCGCTACCGTGTGATACCCACCCGCGCCAACGGCCAGCCGGCCTTCGGCCTGTATCCGGCGGACCCGCACACCGGTGTCCACCGCGCGTACGCGCTCGTGGTCCTCACCATCGCCGGCGACCGTATCGCCGCCATCACCGGCTTCTTCGACACCACCGTCATGGCGCGCTTCGGCCTACCCCGGACCCTCCCCGGCGCGGATTGA
- a CDS encoding slipin family protein, with the protein MQAFIVIVVIVAVVALILLAMSIKVVAQYERGVLFRLGRVVAVREPGLRFIIPVIDRLSKVSLRIITMPIQSQGIITRDNVSVDISAVSYFRVVDAVKSVVAIQDVYAAINQIAQTTLRKVVGRHTLDEALSDTDDLNAGIREILDTTTLEWGIEVTLVELKDIQLPDSMKRAMARQAEAEREKRAKIIAAEGESLAAAALGDASDTMMAHPLALQLRNLQTLIELGVDKNTTVVFPAPLMSTIGELGTFLARESASATTIAGPSEPGAALRPVDSEVVPN; encoded by the coding sequence GTGCAAGCATTCATCGTGATCGTCGTGATCGTCGCCGTGGTCGCGCTGATCCTGCTGGCCATGTCGATCAAGGTCGTCGCACAGTACGAGCGGGGGGTGCTGTTCCGCCTGGGGCGTGTGGTCGCGGTGCGGGAACCCGGATTGCGATTCATCATTCCCGTCATCGACCGGCTGTCGAAAGTGTCGCTGCGGATCATCACGATGCCGATCCAGTCGCAGGGCATCATCACCCGCGACAACGTCAGCGTCGATATTTCCGCGGTCTCCTATTTCCGGGTCGTCGATGCGGTGAAATCGGTGGTGGCCATTCAGGACGTCTACGCCGCCATCAATCAGATCGCGCAGACGACCCTGCGCAAGGTGGTCGGACGCCACACCCTGGACGAGGCGTTGTCCGATACCGACGACCTCAATGCCGGTATCCGGGAGATTCTCGACACCACCACGCTCGAATGGGGCATCGAGGTCACCCTCGTCGAACTGAAGGATATCCAGCTGCCCGACAGCATGAAACGAGCGATGGCCCGCCAGGCCGAGGCCGAACGCGAGAAGCGAGCCAAAATCATTGCCGCCGAGGGTGAATCGCTCGCCGCCGCCGCGCTCGGGGACGCCTCCGACACCATGATGGCGCATCCGCTGGCCCTGCAGTTACGCAACCTGCAGACCTTGATCGAGCTCGGTGTCGACAAGAACACCACCGTCGTGTTCCCCGCACCGCTGATGAGCACGATCGGCGAACTCGGCACCTTCCTCGCCCGCGAATCCGCCTCCGCCACCACTATCGCCGGGCCGTCCGAACCCGGCGCCGCCCTCCGTCCGGTCGACTCCGAAGTGGTACCGAATTGA